A genomic segment from Nicotiana tabacum cultivar K326 chromosome 9, ASM71507v2, whole genome shotgun sequence encodes:
- the LOC142163779 gene encoding uncharacterized protein LOC142163779: MFGVDFQGHEEEALELLMQIDSCRQVRRVETELEVKKQRFKGSLELKGGLNDKKKREIIKNQVQNWRADIICIQETKVEGDIEEIVRQIWGGRWVRYASLEASGTRGGILLLWDCRVWKGEVLQTGAYTLTCKFDALLQNFQCHITGVYAPNCRIERKKVWREIGAVRGLMEGPWAVCGDFNVTRYPSEKREGSRRSRAMVEFSDFIEDMELIDLRLEGGNYTWFKGDNHTAASRIDRFLISEE, translated from the exons ATGTTTGGAGTAGATTTCCAAGgacatgaagaagaagcactggaATTGTTAATGCAAATTGACAGCTGCAGACAGGTAAGAAGGGTGGAGACAGAGTTGGAGGTGAAGAAACAAAGATTCAAAGGATCACTGGAATTAAAAGG GGGATTAAACGATAAGAAGAAAAGGGAGATAATAAAAAATCAAGTGCAGAATTGGAGGGCAGACATTATATGCATTCAAGAAACAAAAGTCGAGGGGGATATCGAGGAAATAGTCAGGCAAATATGGGGTGGTAGATGGGTGAGGTATGCAAGTTTAGAAGCTAGCGGCACGAGAGGGGGGATTTTGTTGTTATGGGATTGCAGAGTATGGAAAGGGGAGGTGTTACAGACTGGTGCATACACTTTGACGTGCAAGTTTGACGCTCTTTTACAGAATTTTCAATGTCACATAACAGGAGTGTATGCTCCAAATTGTAGAATAGAAAGGAAAAAAGTATGGAGAGAAATTGGTGCAGTGAGGGGATTGATGGAAGGTCCTTGggcggtttgtggcgattttaaCGTTACAAGGTACCCTTCTGAAAAACGGGAAGGTTCAAGGAGGTCCAGAGCGATGGTGGAGTTCTCGGATTTTATAGAAGATATGGAGTTGATAGACCTTCGACTTGAAGGAGGAAACTATACTTGGTTCAAAGGGGACAATCATACAGCGGCTTCAAGAATTGATAGatttctcatttcagaagaatgA